In the genome of Deltaproteobacteria bacterium, one region contains:
- a CDS encoding DUF2281 domain-containing protein, protein MNTKDLLINEIEEVPEPLLSEVLDFVHFLKTKILQEKQDIASMSESSLGKDWLLPEEDEAWQSL, encoded by the coding sequence ATGAATACGAAAGACTTACTTATAAACGAGATTGAAGAAGTCCCTGAACCGCTTCTTTCAGAGGTGCTCGATTTTGTCCATTTCCTGAAAACGAAGATCCTTCAGGAAAAGCAGGATATCGCCTCCATGAGCGAATCCTCCCTGGGAAAAGACTGGTTGCTACCTGAGGAGGACGAAGCGTGGCAAAGTTTGTAA